A region from the Sutcliffiella horikoshii genome encodes:
- a CDS encoding DUF2269 family protein: MKWLVLIHVLVAVIGIGPTFFGNILLRKHQTISDLRHNILLQHKLDYFPKIGGTLAVITGILLVLFGNYGSILQVWLFGSLVIYLSIQVIVIGFISPALSELQRWLLHPENRASTQLPAEQDATLYKISNLYWLTCILGFLIFILMIIKPS, encoded by the coding sequence ATGAAATGGCTTGTACTGATTCATGTCTTGGTTGCCGTCATTGGAATTGGTCCCACATTTTTCGGAAATATACTCCTTAGAAAACATCAGACCATTTCAGACCTTCGACACAACATCCTATTACAACACAAACTTGACTACTTCCCTAAAATTGGTGGAACACTTGCGGTGATAACTGGAATACTGCTAGTTCTCTTTGGCAACTATGGTTCTATCCTCCAAGTGTGGCTATTTGGTTCTCTCGTTATATACCTTTCCATCCAAGTCATTGTGATCGGATTTATCTCTCCTGCACTTAGTGAACTTCAGCGTTGGTTACTACACCCTGAAAACAGAGCCTCTACTCAACTGCCAGCCGAGCAGGATGCCACTCTATACAAAATCAGTAATCTCTACTGGTTGACCTGCATTTTGGGATTTCTCATCTTTATCTTAATGATCATCAAACCATCTTAA
- the argS gene encoding arginine--tRNA ligase: protein MKLADLAAETLHSVIPEIQLDKITKLLEKPKHAQHGDLAFPCFELAKIKRTAPPLLAAEIATQLNSSMFEETEAVGPYVNIFFKKDIIQQKVVHKILQEKENYGAIHLKNKETIVLDLSSPNIAKPFSMGHLRSTVIGNAIANILEKSGFETVRINYLGDWGTQFGKLIAAYLKWGEEEKIRLNPIPELLKLYVKFHEEASVNTDLNDEGRRWFKQLEEGNEQAVFLWNWFREESLKEFHKIYQFLGVTFDSYQGEAFYNDKMDQVVQMLEGQNLLKESDGAQVVELDDPSLPPCLIKKSDGATLYATRDLAAALYRKKAYQFSKALYVVGQEQSIHFQQVKEVLKKAGFDWAGEMHHISFGLLLKDGKKMSTRKGKVVLLEEVLQEAIQLAERNIESKNPNLADKEEVARQVGVGAVIFHDLKNYRVNSVEFSLEDMLKFEGETGPYVQYTYARANSILKKGNWTGEGIDKGLGDNYSWEVTKLLQEYPEVIANANKAYDPSLVAKHIVDVCQAFNSWYGNVKFLQEDPEKSARLALVSATAIVIKESLRLLGIQAPQEM from the coding sequence ATGAAACTGGCTGATCTTGCAGCAGAAACGCTGCATAGTGTTATTCCTGAGATCCAACTAGATAAGATTACCAAACTTTTAGAAAAACCGAAACATGCCCAACACGGCGACCTGGCTTTCCCGTGTTTCGAATTAGCAAAAATTAAAAGAACCGCCCCTCCACTCCTAGCAGCAGAAATTGCAACACAACTTAACAGCTCTATGTTTGAAGAAACAGAAGCAGTCGGTCCTTATGTTAATATTTTTTTCAAAAAGGACATAATCCAACAAAAGGTCGTTCATAAAATCCTGCAAGAAAAAGAAAACTATGGCGCCATTCATCTCAAAAACAAAGAAACCATCGTCTTAGATCTGTCCTCTCCAAATATCGCAAAGCCATTTTCCATGGGGCATCTACGCTCGACAGTGATAGGGAACGCCATCGCCAACATCTTGGAAAAGTCAGGCTTTGAGACCGTACGTATAAATTATCTAGGTGACTGGGGCACACAATTCGGCAAACTGATTGCCGCTTATTTAAAATGGGGAGAAGAAGAGAAAATCAGGCTTAATCCGATTCCTGAACTGTTAAAGCTTTATGTCAAATTTCACGAAGAAGCATCAGTAAACACAGACTTGAATGATGAGGGGCGCCGTTGGTTCAAGCAACTTGAGGAAGGAAATGAACAAGCTGTTTTCTTATGGAATTGGTTCAGGGAAGAGTCCTTGAAAGAATTTCATAAAATTTATCAGTTTCTTGGCGTCACGTTTGATTCCTATCAAGGAGAAGCGTTTTATAACGATAAAATGGACCAAGTAGTACAAATGCTTGAAGGACAAAACTTGTTAAAAGAGTCAGATGGTGCGCAAGTGGTGGAACTTGATGACCCTTCCCTTCCACCATGTCTCATAAAAAAATCGGATGGCGCTACCCTATACGCAACTCGCGATCTTGCTGCAGCACTATATAGAAAAAAGGCTTATCAATTTTCAAAAGCACTATATGTCGTCGGTCAGGAGCAATCTATCCATTTCCAACAGGTAAAGGAAGTACTAAAAAAGGCTGGCTTTGACTGGGCAGGAGAAATGCACCATATTTCATTTGGACTTCTTTTAAAAGATGGCAAAAAAATGTCCACACGGAAAGGGAAAGTTGTTTTATTAGAAGAAGTATTGCAAGAAGCCATTCAACTTGCTGAAAGAAATATAGAATCCAAAAACCCTAATCTTGCTGATAAGGAGGAAGTGGCCCGCCAGGTTGGTGTCGGTGCCGTCATTTTTCATGATTTAAAAAACTACCGTGTGAACTCTGTTGAATTTTCCCTAGAAGATATGTTGAAGTTTGAAGGAGAAACAGGACCTTATGTTCAATACACTTATGCACGGGCTAATTCCATCTTGAAAAAAGGCAATTGGACTGGTGAAGGAATTGACAAAGGATTAGGAGATAACTATTCGTGGGAAGTGACAAAACTTCTGCAAGAATATCCAGAGGTTATTGCAAATGCAAATAAGGCCTACGATCCTTCGTTGGTCGCAAAGCATATTGTTGATGTGTGCCAAGCTTTTAACAGTTGGTATGGCAATGTGAAATTCCTTCAAGAGGATCCTGAAAAAAGTGCCAGACTTGCACTTGTATCCGCTACTGCAATCGTCATTAAAGAGTCATTGCGTTTACTCGGCATTCAGGCTCCTCAAGAAATGTAA
- a CDS encoding ArsR/SmtB family transcription factor translates to MNEKAIQTFRDCIPLFQVLADEARQDIILLLAEKEALTVTEIAETSRLSRPAISHHLKILRDNKLVEIEQKGTQRIYSLSLEPSVAMLKDLIGIVESECL, encoded by the coding sequence ATGAATGAAAAAGCGATCCAAACCTTTCGGGATTGTATCCCATTATTCCAAGTACTGGCGGATGAAGCGAGACAGGATATTATTCTGCTATTGGCAGAAAAAGAAGCATTGACTGTAACAGAAATCGCAGAAACATCCAGGCTTTCAAGGCCCGCCATTTCCCACCACTTGAAAATATTACGGGATAATAAACTGGTGGAAATTGAGCAAAAGGGAACTCAACGAATTTATTCTCTGAGTTTGGAACCATCCGTTGCCATGCTAAAGGATTTGATTGGAATTGTGGAGAGTGAGTGTTTATAG
- a CDS encoding alpha/beta fold hydrolase produces MGYVYTRDNVRIFYRLIGKGPTTILFIHPPGMGHITFKQQLPLSDEFRLLYVDLRGNGKSDKGNVPIRFSLLSRDLYDVCHELGIEKVVLCGYSNGASIAMEMAIRYPKLVERLFLIGAFSEVNSFLLGSEFLLGIMASKLNMKHLLANVISNAHAYSKDFGQEMAEYFLQADADTLYQMYLKGLSYNCTNSLPSIKCPILLIYGQRDYYVHHYQYKFMTRHHMTKVVYISGARHQIPTKHSTVLNMIIKRFIHN; encoded by the coding sequence ATGGGGTATGTATATACAAGGGATAATGTAAGGATTTTTTACCGATTAATTGGAAAAGGGCCTACTACCATACTATTTATCCATCCACCTGGAATGGGCCATATCACGTTCAAACAGCAACTCCCCTTGTCAGATGAATTTCGTCTGCTCTATGTAGACTTAAGAGGAAATGGGAAGAGTGACAAAGGAAATGTACCGATCCGATTCTCACTTTTATCTCGAGACCTTTATGATGTATGTCATGAGTTAGGAATAGAGAAGGTGGTTTTATGTGGATATTCAAACGGAGCCTCCATTGCTATGGAAATGGCAATAAGATACCCGAAATTAGTGGAGAGGCTATTTTTAATCGGGGCATTTTCTGAAGTAAATTCATTCTTGTTAGGAAGCGAATTTCTATTGGGTATCATGGCATCCAAATTAAACATGAAACATCTGTTAGCAAATGTAATTTCAAATGCGCATGCATACTCCAAGGATTTTGGTCAGGAAATGGCCGAATATTTCTTACAAGCAGATGCAGACACCCTTTATCAGATGTACTTAAAAGGTCTTTCCTACAATTGTACGAATAGCCTTCCATCTATTAAATGTCCCATACTTCTGATATATGGTCAACGGGATTATTATGTTCATCATTATCAGTATAAATTTATGACACGTCATCACATGACAAAGGTTGTCTACATCAGCGGGGCCAGACACCAAATACCTACTAAGCATTCTACAGTGTTAAATATGATTATTAAAAGGTTTATCCATAATTAA
- a CDS encoding SDR family oxidoreductase, with the protein MEMNLKGKTALVLASSQGLGKAIASSLIGEGVNVVLASRNEEKLADVQRELRGIDGGQATYIQTDITEPSQIKRAVNHAVDTYGRLDILVNNAGGPPAGSFEQITDEQWQQAFELNLLSYIRTIREALPHLKKNGGKIINIASSSIKEPIPGLLLSNTFRTGIVGLTKTLAGELAGDNILINTVAPGRIATDRVAFLDEVNAEKQGITKAEMEEKVKGGIPLGRYGEPEEFAKVVTFLVSDANSYMTGSSFLVDGGMVKSI; encoded by the coding sequence GTGGAAATGAATCTTAAAGGAAAAACGGCTTTAGTTTTGGCTTCTAGCCAAGGTCTTGGAAAGGCGATTGCCTCTTCACTCATTGGCGAAGGAGTCAATGTGGTTCTTGCTAGCAGAAACGAAGAAAAGTTAGCTGATGTGCAACGTGAATTAAGAGGAATTGATGGTGGTCAAGCTACTTATATTCAAACGGACATAACAGAGCCTTCTCAGATTAAACGTGCCGTAAATCATGCGGTGGATACATATGGTCGACTAGATATTTTGGTGAACAACGCTGGGGGTCCCCCTGCAGGTTCATTTGAACAGATAACAGATGAGCAGTGGCAGCAGGCTTTTGAATTAAATCTATTAAGCTATATCAGAACTATCCGCGAAGCACTTCCCCACCTTAAGAAAAACGGAGGGAAAATCATCAATATTGCTTCGTCATCCATCAAGGAACCAATTCCCGGCTTATTGCTGTCCAATACGTTCCGTACAGGAATCGTTGGTTTGACCAAGACTTTAGCTGGTGAGCTTGCGGGAGATAACATTTTGATTAATACTGTCGCACCGGGGAGAATTGCTACAGACAGAGTGGCATTTTTGGATGAAGTGAATGCGGAAAAACAAGGTATCACGAAAGCGGAGATGGAAGAGAAAGTTAAAGGGGGAATTCCGCTTGGTCGTTACGGTGAGCCGGAGGAATTTGCAAAAGTGGTAACGTTTCTTGTGTCAGATGCAAACAGCTATATGACGGGAAGCTCGTTCTTGGTTGATGGCGGCATGGTCAAATCCATATAA
- a CDS encoding aspartyl-phosphate phosphatase Spo0E family protein → MRLIELAVEKKRSQMMQTAFKTGLTSVETVRLSQELDEMLNVFIPPHHEEQQNNKPKPIKK, encoded by the coding sequence ATGAGACTCATTGAACTTGCCGTAGAAAAAAAACGCAGCCAAATGATGCAAACAGCTTTTAAAACCGGACTGACTTCTGTAGAAACCGTTAGGCTAAGTCAAGAGCTTGATGAAATGCTAAATGTCTTTATTCCTCCACATCACGAAGAACAACAAAATAATAAACCAAAACCAATAAAAAAATAG
- a CDS encoding zf-HC2 domain-containing protein yields the protein MNEESLEIKEILAGSKDKYFQLIDRYKDKLFAVAYHMSASEAEAEKIVEKGFIEVYQNLEKYDDSLFFSDWLYERFIPILCVKRDKDSTQQAKLPFHNPHYIEMEEALHSLASEAKFQFLLMKLLDFPTAKLSGLIGISKEEIEENYSNSLNQIRRSTLSNDIKLEGEECHSEEELSLYFDGKLSNEKLRKIEEHLEFCPDCREVLHFLKQEESTLEKVLEYPKLNESFNDQVLRKLDPYVPAKPKHRTWKYQLSAVGILGAIFLFSVVILPTLKPLASMVSTYMQHGTIYNVWTEGTYAVTDEEITLEITKVEIDSLYMAVYYEISREGEELPKTFPVEDVDFYSSKPLRIVDESGKQYPVDATIPDHLRYASSLAEEEGVEKERPYYLLKMPDKLPDEFNLEINFARLQGQFGKWNIEIPIRYDKVEDTAVTVKLDKTLNIDDKAVVEIMDATYSKNGSRLRYKINHTDEEEARLMKLLKEHDQEYRMEEILQGRHVGLHVTTEEEHLVLPNYFHFMDPYGPNEPVELYFSNYYIGNEEQIQMGRHQIEGQIENPMEELYIKMLGASFQEPTFFSLEVPLEETETTPLEGTINNYKLSDYSLTPVKDGEGNITKYALIINGENQQKGASGDIGWELSDQSGNYIPTEGWYHYEDMQKEGVKKLLHVDIVPHNTGNEFPENLVIKADYIYTHYNEKEWEKIPLFDEEEKNDSESE from the coding sequence TTGAATGAAGAAAGTCTAGAAATAAAAGAGATATTAGCTGGCAGCAAAGATAAATATTTTCAACTAATCGATCGCTATAAGGACAAGCTTTTTGCAGTAGCTTATCATATGTCTGCAAGTGAAGCAGAAGCAGAAAAAATAGTAGAAAAAGGTTTTATTGAAGTTTATCAAAACCTAGAAAAATACGATGATTCCCTCTTTTTTTCTGATTGGCTTTACGAACGATTCATTCCAATATTATGTGTGAAGAGAGACAAGGATAGTACCCAACAGGCCAAACTGCCTTTTCATAATCCGCATTATATAGAGATGGAAGAAGCCCTTCATTCCTTGGCATCTGAAGCAAAGTTTCAATTCCTACTAATGAAGCTGTTGGATTTCCCTACTGCTAAACTCTCGGGACTAATCGGCATAAGTAAAGAGGAAATAGAAGAAAATTATTCCAACTCATTAAATCAAATTCGACGTTCTACATTATCAAATGATATCAAACTAGAAGGCGAAGAATGCCATAGTGAGGAAGAGCTTTCTTTGTATTTTGATGGGAAGTTAAGCAATGAAAAGTTACGGAAGATAGAGGAACATTTAGAGTTCTGTCCGGATTGTAGAGAAGTATTACATTTTCTTAAACAAGAAGAATCTACGTTAGAGAAGGTATTGGAATACCCAAAACTTAATGAATCATTTAACGATCAAGTATTGAGGAAGCTCGACCCTTATGTTCCAGCTAAACCAAAGCATCGCACATGGAAATATCAACTTAGTGCAGTGGGAATATTAGGCGCAATCTTCTTATTCAGTGTCGTTATTTTACCAACCCTTAAGCCGCTTGCATCCATGGTGTCTACATATATGCAGCATGGAACCATTTATAATGTCTGGACGGAAGGTACATATGCAGTAACCGATGAAGAAATTACTTTAGAGATCACAAAAGTGGAAATTGATTCCCTATACATGGCTGTTTACTATGAGATTAGCAGAGAAGGAGAAGAACTACCCAAGACATTTCCAGTTGAAGATGTGGATTTTTATAGCTCTAAGCCATTGAGGATTGTAGATGAATCTGGGAAACAATACCCAGTTGACGCAACGATCCCAGACCATCTTCGGTATGCTAGTAGTCTTGCTGAAGAGGAAGGGGTGGAAAAAGAAAGACCCTACTATCTTTTGAAAATGCCTGATAAGCTACCTGACGAGTTTAACCTTGAAATAAACTTTGCAAGGCTTCAAGGACAATTTGGGAAATGGAACATAGAAATTCCGATAAGGTATGACAAGGTGGAAGACACAGCTGTGACAGTTAAACTGGACAAAACATTGAATATTGACGATAAAGCAGTCGTTGAGATAATGGATGCTACCTATAGTAAAAACGGCAGCAGATTAAGGTATAAAATTAATCACACGGATGAAGAGGAAGCTAGATTAATGAAGCTCCTGAAAGAACATGATCAAGAATATCGGATGGAAGAAATACTACAGGGACGTCATGTCGGACTGCATGTTACAACGGAAGAAGAACATCTTGTCTTGCCTAACTACTTTCACTTTATGGACCCTTATGGACCCAATGAACCGGTAGAATTATATTTTTCAAATTATTATATTGGCAATGAGGAACAGATACAAATGGGGAGGCATCAAATAGAGGGGCAAATAGAAAATCCAATGGAAGAACTTTATATAAAAATGTTGGGTGCTTCTTTTCAAGAACCGACATTCTTCTCTCTGGAAGTACCACTTGAAGAAACAGAGACTACTCCCTTGGAGGGTACCATCAATAACTACAAGTTATCGGATTACAGTCTAACTCCTGTTAAAGACGGAGAAGGAAATATCACGAAGTATGCGCTCATAATTAATGGGGAGAACCAACAAAAGGGAGCAAGTGGAGATATTGGTTGGGAACTATCTGATCAATCTGGTAATTATATTCCAACAGAAGGCTGGTATCATTACGAAGATATGCAAAAAGAAGGCGTCAAAAAGTTGCTGCATGTTGATATCGTCCCACATAACACTGGAAACGAATTTCCTGAAAATTTGGTGATAAAAGCGGATTATATTTATACACATTACAATGAAAAAGAATGGGAAAAGATCCCTTTGTTCGATGAAGAAGAGAAAAACGATAGTGAGTCAGAGTGA
- a CDS encoding C40 family peptidase → MKKKVMAGALVTSIMFSGQAYASDYVVKSGDSLWKIANNNQVSVSNIKSWNNLNSDLIFPGQKLFLKAGGSTSQPTPAPAPSQPTSITYTIKAGDSLSIIAREHQTTLANLLKLNPSIKDVNRIYIGQKINVAAPNSTAPSQPVTPAPSPSQPAPKASTYTIKSGDNLSSVANRHGVTLNALLSANPSIQNANRIYVGQVINIPGNVTANPGNDASWEAKADAIIETGKKYLGAKYLYGASTNRTDAFDCSSYTVKVFAENGINLPRTSAQQGNVGKEIPLSEIRKGDLVFFDTEGDGVINHVSIVTDSNTLLHAATSTGVAFSSYNTYWKPRAVKAVRVL, encoded by the coding sequence ATGAAAAAGAAAGTAATGGCAGGTGCCCTCGTAACTTCCATCATGTTTTCTGGACAAGCTTATGCTTCCGATTATGTTGTGAAATCTGGTGATTCCTTATGGAAGATAGCTAACAACAATCAAGTTTCCGTTAGTAATATCAAGTCGTGGAACAACCTTAACAGCGATCTTATTTTTCCAGGTCAAAAGTTATTTCTAAAAGCAGGCGGCTCCACATCTCAACCAACACCAGCACCAGCTCCGAGCCAACCTACTTCTATTACGTACACGATTAAAGCCGGAGATTCTTTGTCCATCATTGCAAGGGAACATCAAACAACCTTAGCCAATCTTTTGAAACTGAATCCCTCCATTAAAGACGTTAACAGAATCTATATAGGCCAGAAAATAAATGTTGCAGCACCAAATAGCACGGCACCGAGCCAACCTGTCACGCCTGCTCCTAGTCCAAGCCAACCGGCGCCTAAGGCTAGTACATATACCATCAAGAGCGGGGATAACCTTTCATCTGTAGCAAACAGACATGGTGTAACACTTAATGCCTTGTTGTCTGCAAATCCTTCTATCCAAAATGCAAACCGTATTTATGTTGGCCAAGTTATCAATATCCCAGGAAATGTAACTGCTAATCCTGGAAATGACGCGTCTTGGGAAGCGAAAGCGGATGCAATTATTGAAACAGGAAAAAAGTATTTAGGTGCTAAATACTTGTATGGTGCTTCCACAAACCGTACGGATGCATTTGATTGTTCTTCCTATACGGTAAAGGTATTTGCTGAAAACGGGATCAACCTACCAAGAACTTCCGCGCAACAAGGGAATGTAGGAAAGGAAATACCATTGAGTGAGATTCGTAAAGGGGACTTGGTATTTTTTGATACAGAAGGCGATGGTGTCATCAACCATGTTTCCATCGTGACGGATTCAAACACTCTCCTTCATGCAGCTACTAGTACAGGGGTTGCTTTCTCTTCTTATAATACTTATTGGAAACCGAGAGCGGTAAAAGCGGTTCGTGTTCTTTAA
- a CDS encoding YjcZ family sporulation protein, with the protein MGKDAGCGAGFTLFIILFILLIIIGAAYIY; encoded by the coding sequence ATGGGCAAAGACGCAGGCTGTGGAGCAGGCTTCACACTTTTCATCATCTTATTTATTCTTCTTATCATCATCGGAGCGGCTTATATATATTAA
- the hutP gene encoding hut operon transcriptional regulator HutP, giving the protein MVLAIDRRIGKYAILLAMNGDQEEFPVATPPQWKSCMGKVGSMDSQKVVAAIETAAKREGIIKSDGYRETHALYHAIMDALSGVTRGQVQLGSVMRTVGLRFAVVRGNPYEDLEEGDWIAVALYGTIGAPVRGSEHETIGLGINHI; this is encoded by the coding sequence ATGGTACTAGCGATAGATCGACGAATTGGCAAATATGCAATACTTCTCGCGATGAACGGCGACCAGGAGGAATTTCCGGTAGCAACACCGCCACAATGGAAAAGCTGTATGGGAAAAGTCGGTTCCATGGATTCGCAAAAAGTGGTAGCAGCTATTGAAACTGCCGCCAAGCGGGAAGGTATCATCAAATCCGATGGATACCGGGAAACACATGCACTATATCATGCCATCATGGATGCTCTTAGTGGAGTGACACGCGGTCAAGTCCAGCTTGGTTCTGTCATGAGGACCGTAGGCTTGCGTTTTGCCGTTGTAAGGGGAAATCCTTATGAGGATCTAGAAGAAGGCGACTGGATTGCAGTTGCACTTTATGGAACGATTGGGGCTCCTGTCAGGGGATCGGAGCATGAAACAATCGGTCTGGGAATAAATCACATTTAA
- a CDS encoding manganese catalase family protein has product MFCRSNRLLIPLPKPKNPDPNGAAAVQELLGGKFGEMSTLNNYMFQSFNFRNKKKLKPFFDLVASITAEELGHVELVTTTINLMLEGVTYPAPPDATPLRDTKDFRNTYHYIANAQTALPGDSMGRAWTGDNVFNSGNLVLDLLHNFFLECGARTHKMRVYQMTDNPVAREMIGYLLVRGGVHVVAYAKALEIATGVDITKLVPIPSLENKAFETTRKFEAEGAHRKLYTFSPTDYKDVAMIWKGNHPEDGGRLEVIQGSPPGAPMPDLQSVPEEFAPGISQEDFMEIAKRLQRSAGI; this is encoded by the coding sequence ATGTTCTGTCGTTCAAATCGATTGCTGATTCCGTTGCCTAAGCCGAAAAATCCAGATCCAAATGGTGCAGCGGCTGTTCAAGAGTTGCTTGGCGGGAAATTTGGTGAAATGTCCACACTCAATAACTATATGTTTCAATCATTTAATTTCCGCAATAAAAAGAAGTTGAAACCATTCTTTGATTTGGTTGCAAGCATTACAGCAGAGGAGCTTGGTCATGTTGAGCTGGTAACGACGACGATAAACCTGATGCTTGAAGGTGTTACATATCCTGCACCACCGGATGCGACGCCGTTAAGAGACACCAAAGATTTCCGCAACACATATCACTATATCGCCAATGCACAAACGGCACTCCCTGGAGATTCAATGGGCAGGGCTTGGACCGGTGATAATGTCTTCAACAGTGGCAACTTGGTGTTGGATCTTCTGCATAACTTTTTTCTGGAATGCGGGGCAAGAACCCACAAGATGAGAGTATACCAGATGACAGACAACCCAGTGGCCAGAGAAATGATCGGCTATCTCCTCGTTCGCGGTGGGGTGCATGTGGTGGCATATGCAAAAGCTTTGGAGATTGCAACAGGAGTAGACATTACAAAGCTTGTTCCTATTCCAAGCTTGGAAAATAAGGCGTTCGAAACGACAAGAAAGTTCGAAGCAGAAGGAGCACATCGTAAGCTATACACCTTCAGTCCAACTGATTATAAAGATGTAGCAATGATTTGGAAGGGGAATCACCCAGAAGATGGCGGGAGGCTTGAAGTTATCCAAGGATCTCCACCTGGTGCACCAATGCCAGACCTCCAAAGTGTCCCAGAAGAATTCGCACCAGGAATCTCCCAAGAAGACTTCATGGAAATCGCCAAAAGACTCCAACGATCAGCCGGGATATAA
- a CDS encoding ABC transporter permease, which produces MKNLIQNELIKWFRRPSFYVMSAILVLLSAVGVIFTIMMGSMLDDARNEGGANGQELSWEESLEQENQYLEMTIEESEEGDRANLERQLAINEHRLENDMEPTTGNTVWTYMNENFGLTSLITLFVVIIAAGMIASEFTWGTIKLLMIRPIRRSKILLAKYISVLVFMVIFYTIFFVSTFVTGAIAFGFDSTPSLLYVGGEVLEVHPFLYLLLKLALSSLGVIMFATIAFMISSVFRNNSLAIGISLFLLFTGTQITTLIAMKFEWAKYSPFANIHFETLLEGMQIVPGVSFGFSSVMFLIYFVLLHVVSFWTFVKRDIAA; this is translated from the coding sequence ATGAAAAATTTAATCCAAAATGAACTAATTAAATGGTTTAGAAGGCCAAGCTTTTATGTGATGAGTGCGATTTTGGTGTTATTGTCGGCCGTTGGAGTCATTTTTACTATCATGATGGGATCAATGCTGGACGATGCGAGAAATGAAGGAGGTGCGAATGGCCAAGAGCTTAGCTGGGAGGAATCCTTAGAGCAGGAAAATCAATACCTGGAAATGACTATTGAAGAGTCAGAGGAAGGGGATAGAGCCAATCTCGAGCGACAGTTGGCAATCAATGAGCACCGCTTGGAAAATGATATGGAACCCACAACTGGGAACACTGTGTGGACATATATGAATGAGAATTTTGGATTGACAAGCCTGATTACTCTATTTGTTGTCATCATTGCGGCAGGTATGATTGCTAGTGAATTTACTTGGGGGACCATCAAGCTCTTAATGATCAGACCCATAAGAAGAAGTAAGATTTTGCTGGCAAAATACATCAGCGTACTTGTGTTCATGGTCATTTTTTATACAATCTTTTTTGTGAGTACATTTGTAACGGGTGCTATTGCTTTTGGTTTTGATAGTACGCCTTCCCTATTGTATGTTGGTGGTGAAGTGCTTGAGGTTCATCCATTTTTATACTTACTATTAAAACTGGCATTAAGCAGCTTAGGGGTAATCATGTTCGCTACTATCGCCTTCATGATATCCAGTGTATTCCGGAATAACTCGCTTGCAATCGGGATTTCTCTATTCCTACTTTTTACAGGAACCCAGATTACTACGCTGATTGCCATGAAGTTTGAATGGGCCAAGTATTCTCCTTTTGCCAACATTCATTTTGAAACATTGCTTGAAGGAATGCAAATTGTTCCAGGAGTTAGTTTTGGCTTCTCTTCGGTCATGTTTTTAATCTATTTTGTGTTGTTGCATGTGGTTAGTTTCTGGACATTTGTGAAACGTGACATTGCTGCTTAA